The Streptococcus respiraculi sequence AATGATTTAGAAAAATTGGTGGATATCATTCAGAATTCAGAGTGTGAGGATATTGCAGTTTTTGATGGTCTAACAACGTTACATTCTGATATTTTGGGAATCAAAGTCTATGATACTCATTCTATGTTTACGTCTAATAATTTGTTGAATAGACCAGATTCATTTACAGGTATTTTTGTTGATATATTTCCGTTAATAGGTGCTCCGAATGGAGATATTTATCCATTTATTGAAGATATATACGAAGTCGGAGATGCATTATATCGTCAGCGGTTGTTTGGGACAGATGAGTTAGTGATTTCTCAATATATAGAAAGAATGCAAGATATACTTCATCGTTATTCTTTTGACGAAGCTGAGACGATTTTAAATGTTGCTAATCCAGTTGGAGAACATTATCCGAAAGAGGAATTTTTAGATTATCAATATTTTCCTTTTGAAACGAGTCAAATCCCAGTCTCAAAACAGTATGATAGTCATTTGAAACAACAATACGGTTTCTATACGAAAGATTGGCCGGAAGAGAAAAGGCAGCATTTACATCAAGAATTTGCCTTGGTAGATACTGAAAAAACTGTTGATTTTTA is a genomic window containing:
- a CDS encoding LicD family protein yields the protein MDPVQRKMFQVYEEVKRICDENNLRYFAAGGTKIGAVLWQGIIPWDDDIDLVMPINDLEKLVDIIQNSECEDIAVFDGLTTLHSDILGIKVYDTHSMFTSNNLLNRPDSFTGIFVDIFPLIGAPNGDIYPFIEDIYEVGDALYRQRLFGTDELVISQYIERMQDILHRYSFDEAETILNVANPVGEHYPKEEFLDYQYFPFETSQIPVSKQYDSHLKQQYGFYTKDWPEEKRQHLHQEFALVDTEKTVDFYRHTIETSPIRNYMEKLWTIKSELEKSVFDIDDSRKLTEEKYRELEKEKEKLEAEMEVMVVMLKELESRHLSLLNSKSWKITQPLRAITNFIQSKRK